The Streptococcus sp. DTU_2020_1001019_1_SI_AUS_MUR_006 sequence AATCCAACATTTTCAGAGCAAACAAAAAACCGCAAGCTATTGCCTGCGGTTAGTGTAATCTAATTTGAAAGTCCTTTCCTTCTATTTTTATTTTGTGGTAACAATTAAACCATCGGGGAGGACAGTAAGCACTGGTTTGTCTGAACGACTGCCATCCTCGTTGACGTAGTACCAGCCACCTTCAACTTGGACAAGCTCTTTTGAAGACATTGCACCATTCTCTTCTTTGAGATGGTATAGTTTGTCTTTGTACTGAACCCAACCAGTGACCATCGATCCTGAAGTATCAAGATAGTACCATTTGCCATTCACAAACACCCAACCAATGGCCATGGCGCCGTTTTCTTTGAGATAATACCATTTACCATCATCCTTCAACCAGCGAGAAGCTATTAAATAACCTCTCTCGTCGAAGTAGTACCAGGTACCATCGATCTTTTCCCATTCTTCTTTTGGATAAGAGCCGTCAGGGTATTCATACCACCATCCAGTATCGTTTCTTTTCCATTTTGGCTTAGCATCTTCATCATCTAGTAAAACAATGTTTTTGTCGTACGGATTTGAAGAGTATTGCCACCAGCGGATACCATCCATTGATGGAAAATATTCAAAGTTAGCTGTACCATCATTCAAACCATAGCCTGCAATCCAAAGGCTGTTTGGGAATTTCGCAAGAATCTGCTCATAATAAATATTATTGAGCGTGAATGGCTTGTAGCTATAATAGATTGGCTCATAGCCATTTTCTTTGAGAATTTCCATAAAGCGAATACAAGCATCTGTATTTGCTTGTTTATCTCCGCTAGCGTGATCTTCGTAGTCAAGGCACAAGTATTTTACTTTTTGGGGCACATTATCAAGGAAGTAGCGTGCCTCTCGCTCAGCTTCTTCAATGTCACCACCAAACCAAGCAAAATGATAGAAGCCAATCGGATTGGATTGCTCCACTTGAGCGGACAGGCAAGGGTTGATATAGCTTGTACTTTCAGAAATTTTTATAATGGTATTCTGTGTACCCATGTCAGCCAAAATACCTGTAATATCGTATCCATTGTGGCTAGATACGTCGATGAATAAGTCGTTTTTCTTCATTGTTTTCTCCTAATCTTCGCTTGGTTCGTAATATTCTAGCGCACGTTTGCTGTCTGAAATCCCTGCTGTTGTTGGGTCGTTAACAACACCAATCAATACAAGGATGTAAACGAATGTGTTCACACCGTCTTGGATATTTTTGGGAATTTCAAGACCGAATTGTTGAGCCATCAAAAAGATTGCCCCCAAAAGGGCAATAAGTGTTGCTTTATTTTGCAAACGCAATTTCCAGTTAATCATGTGTTATTCTCCTTTGTTTTTGTCGTCATCTTTTTCAAGTAATCGCTGAAACGCTTTTAAAATCGGCTGAAAAAGAGTGACATTTCCTTTTAGTTTCCGGTAATTTTCAATGAGGGATTGAAAAGTAAATGCAATGTACCCGAGATAAATCGAGTACAAGAATGCGAAGCCTGTCTTCTCAGGAAGTAGAACAGACATTGGGATAAGGATCATTAACAAGAGGACTCCTAAAATCTTACGAAGGAGCCCATTGATGCCGATTTTACTCTTATACTCGATGTCAGGGTTTGCGATAGCAGCAATTGTCCCTGTAACAAAATCAATGATTTCCATCGAGACAATCAAAGCTAGAGCGTACAAGACCAGTCCGTCCTCAGTCTGGACGACACTTCTTAAAAAATTGAAAAATTCGATTTGCATATATCCTCCTTAATCGATCCGTGGCATAACTACAGTAAGCACACCTTGCTGCAGCATGTCAGAGAGTGCTTGGTCTTTGTATGTGAACCCCTCGTTTGCTCTCATTTGAAACATAAAGATAGTTTGCGTACCTTTTGGCCATTTGGCATTGGTTTCAAATGGATAAGGCATGGCAATGATGTCTCCATTTGAGTAGCGTGTACCTTTAACAAGAGGCTTGATGAAATTAGCAACCTTGCTATAAGCAAATGTAGGCATACCTCCATTTTGATATACTGACAAAGCAATCATGATCTCAAGGATCTCTGAGGCCGCATCAAGATTTTCCTTATTCTCAGTGGTAGCTTGCTCCACCTTGGCTGCCATTTCCTTGTTTTGTTGCAACTGAGCTTCTACCTGGTTAAATTTCTCCTTCTCAGCACGCTGTGGGAAATTCTCCTGATAGAGAGCCTCCAGAGCAAGCTCGAAAAGCTCTGTGTTTGATAGGCTGATTTTATCAGCTGGTAGCAAGATTGGCACAATAGCGCCATCTGCATTGACTAACGTGACCTTTGTAGCGGATTCTTTCCCGCTTGCATCAAATTCTTGGGACTTTGTCCCGTACTCTAATTTCATATGTTCTCCTTTTTCTAAATTTTGAATGAAATGTTATCAAAGTTAAGCCAGCTTGAGTCTACGTTACCTTTTACAACTATATTGCCATTTCCGTAGATACCTAAAACAGCTACATTATAGTTGTTATTGATCGTTGAGATGTACAGTGTCTGTGTTGGTCTAAACCCCACTGGTAAAGTCCCTATCACTGTCTCAATCGTAGTTTTCCCTTTGTACGCTGAACCTCTAAAATAAACAACGCCGTCAAACGTTTTTGAATATTGAACATCATTGTATTGCTGATGATGCTGCCATCCGTTTTGCAAAGATAAGTCCCTCCAAGGTGTGGGCTCGCTTTCTGATTTTAACAATGCTACATAGTCAGAGTTATTAGTTGATTCTGATTGTTGCACTACATAGCGCCATGGTCTCCAAACGTTATCATATCCGTACTCACGGACTGCCATATATCCGTTCGAAGAAGTAACCCTCTGGATACACTCGTTAGTGGTATGTAATTTATAGCATTCTAAAATACAAAAAGCTCCTAAAGGATTGTTAGCAAAGTCTGCCCCGACTTGCCACAAACCAGGGATTTTCATATTATTTAAGTCTTTATTAAAAGAACCGTGAGGAGGAATTGCACCGCCGAAATTAGAAGTCAGTTGATACTGCTGAATAGGCTGGTCATTAGCATATATATTGCCTTTCACATCCAGGGCGCCCTGCTCTCTGATTTTGTTAACGCCCACCCCTGACCTGTCATAAGACAAGACCACGCTTTCTGTCGCCACGTTGACCATGAAATCAGACCGTGTGAACTTGTCCTCAAGCGTGCCGATTACAACCCATGACTGATTAGCTAGATAATTGCCAGCAAGATTAGCCTGTGAGTTGATGAAACTAGAGATACTAGTCCAGGAGCCAGTGGCTGGTCCATTATCGACTGTGTAAGAGTTAGTCCCTAGTCGAGCAACCTTGAATGTCAATCTCATTGAGTTTTTTTGACTTCCTGAGACTGTAAGAGGGGCGATTTTGGCGTTTCGTGTAACTGTCAGAGTGCTAGAAGTTGATCCTGTTCTTGCTATGCTGAAGCTAAGAGCAGGGGCAAAATACTCAAGCACGGTCACAGATACCTCTCTAGTATCAGACCAACGCCCACGGCTATCAGACACGCTCGCTCTGATTTTGATGGTGCCGTGATAGTTCATAATGCCCAGACTGCCACCGTTTGAACTCGTAGACTGGTTTTTACCAACAATTTCAGCATAGTATCCAGTGATAGACGAGCCGTAGGAACCAACCGCGCCATTAAACGCTACTTTGATGTTAGATATTACCTGAATGAACGTGTTGCCGCTTGGGAT is a genomic window containing:
- a CDS encoding GH25 family lysozyme; translation: MKKNDLFIDVSSHNGYDITGILADMGTQNTIIKISESTSYINPCLSAQVEQSNPIGFYHFAWFGGDIEEAEREARYFLDNVPQKVKYLCLDYEDHASGDKQANTDACIRFMEILKENGYEPIYYSYKPFTLNNIYYEQILAKFPNSLWIAGYGLNDGTANFEYFPSMDGIRWWQYSSNPYDKNIVLLDDEDAKPKWKRNDTGWWYEYPDGSYPKEEWEKIDGTWYYFDERGYLIASRWLKDDGKWYYLKENGAMAIGWVFVNGKWYYLDTSGSMVTGWVQYKDKLYHLKEENGAMSSKELVQVEGGWYYVNEDGSRSDKPVLTVLPDGLIVTTK
- a CDS encoding phage holin, which encodes MINWKLRLQNKATLIALLGAIFLMAQQFGLEIPKNIQDGVNTFVYILVLIGVVNDPTTAGISDSKRALEYYEPSED
- a CDS encoding phage holin family protein produces the protein MQIEFFNFLRSVVQTEDGLVLYALALIVSMEIIDFVTGTIAAIANPDIEYKSKIGINGLLRKILGVLLLMILIPMSVLLPEKTGFAFLYSIYLGYIAFTFQSLIENYRKLKGNVTLFQPILKAFQRLLEKDDDKNKGE
- a CDS encoding DUF1366 domain-containing protein → MKLEYGTKSQEFDASGKESATKVTLVNADGAIVPILLPADKISLSNTELFELALEALYQENFPQRAEKEKFNQVEAQLQQNKEMAAKVEQATTENKENLDAASEILEIMIALSVYQNGGMPTFAYSKVANFIKPLVKGTRYSNGDIIAMPYPFETNAKWPKGTQTIFMFQMRANEGFTYKDQALSDMLQQGVLTVVMPRID
- a CDS encoding DUF859 family phage minor structural protein, with the protein product MAKFSNSSGSLYLNVYVEQGSQSITTNTSTVNWRMTVSRSGGYYTFNHQGDSTLSLSLDGQNVHSSRPTWQTSGEEYTLASGSSTISHNADGTKTLPISCTFNPNNGLHGTITVSASLSLTTIPRSSSVNVGAGTIGSSVTININRQSSSFKHTVRYAWAGKSGTIATNVDTSTTWTIPLDFANDIPNSASGTGTVYVDTYSGSTKTGTQSTTFMASVPGNVKPTFTGITLSDLNSAAQNLIPSGNTFIQVISNIKVAFNGAVGSYGSSITGYYAEIVGKNQSTSSNGGSLGIMNYHGTIKIRASVSDSRGRWSDTREVSVTVLEYFAPALSFSIARTGSTSSTLTVTRNAKIAPLTVSGSQKNSMRLTFKVARLGTNSYTVDNGPATGSWTSISSFINSQANLAGNYLANQSWVVIGTLEDKFTRSDFMVNVATESVVLSYDRSGVGVNKIREQGALDVKGNIYANDQPIQQYQLTSNFGGAIPPHGSFNKDLNNMKIPGLWQVGADFANNPLGAFCILECYKLHTTNECIQRVTSSNGYMAVREYGYDNVWRPWRYVVQQSESTNNSDYVALLKSESEPTPWRDLSLQNGWQHHQQYNDVQYSKTFDGVVYFRGSAYKGKTTIETVIGTLPVGFRPTQTLYISTINNNYNVAVLGIYGNGNIVVKGNVDSSWLNFDNISFKI